In Halosegnis marinus, one genomic interval encodes:
- a CDS encoding putative quinol monooxygenase, whose protein sequence is MSDSEYALLARFEANEGKEEALAGFLTDALSMAREEPGMTTWFALRFDESSFGIFDTFPDQAGRQAHLEGEIAAALMADEDDLLDGEPTIEEVDVLAAMHSG, encoded by the coding sequence ATGTCCGACTCCGAGTACGCGCTGTTGGCACGGTTCGAGGCGAACGAGGGGAAGGAGGAGGCCCTGGCCGGCTTCCTCACGGACGCGCTCTCGATGGCCCGCGAGGAGCCGGGGATGACGACGTGGTTCGCGCTCCGGTTCGACGAGTCGAGCTTCGGCATCTTCGACACCTTCCCGGACCAGGCGGGCCGACAGGCCCACCTCGAAGGGGAGATAGCGGCCGCACTCATGGCCGACGAGGACGACCTCCTGGACGGCGAGCCGACCATCGAGGAGGTCGACGTGCTCGCCGCGATGCACTCAGGCTAG
- a CDS encoding transcription initiation factor IIB: MTRPSRQRQRETDTVGESEDERQTGCPDCGADALVQSGDHETVCDDCGLVVDESSIDRGPEWRAFNHSERQSKSRVGAPTTKTMHDKGLTTQIDWKNQDAYGRSISSEKRSQMHRLRKWQERIRTKDAGERNLQFALSEIDRMSSALGVPRSVREVASVIYRRALKEDLIRGRSIEGVATATLYAACRKEGIPRSLEEISDVSRVERKEIGRTYRYVSQELSLEMEPVDPKKYVPRFCSSLDAGGEVRAKANEIIEVTAEKGLLSGKSPTGYAAAAIYAASLLCNEKKTQREVADVAQVTEVTIRNRYQEQIEAMELY; this comes from the coding sequence ATGACACGGCCTAGCCGCCAGCGCCAGCGAGAGACCGACACGGTAGGGGAGAGCGAGGACGAGCGGCAGACCGGCTGTCCGGACTGCGGTGCCGACGCGCTCGTCCAGTCGGGGGACCACGAGACGGTGTGTGACGACTGCGGACTCGTCGTCGACGAGTCGAGCATCGACCGCGGGCCGGAGTGGCGCGCGTTCAACCACTCGGAGCGCCAGTCGAAGTCCCGCGTCGGTGCCCCGACGACGAAGACGATGCACGACAAGGGGCTGACGACGCAGATCGACTGGAAGAACCAGGACGCGTACGGCCGCTCCATCAGTTCGGAGAAGCGGTCGCAGATGCACCGCCTGCGGAAGTGGCAGGAGCGCATCCGCACGAAGGACGCCGGTGAACGCAATCTGCAGTTCGCGCTCTCGGAGATCGACCGGATGAGTTCCGCGCTGGGCGTGCCGCGCTCGGTGCGGGAGGTCGCCTCGGTCATCTACCGACGTGCGCTCAAGGAGGACCTCATCCGGGGGCGCTCCATCGAGGGCGTGGCGACCGCGACCCTCTACGCCGCCTGTCGGAAGGAGGGGATTCCGCGCTCGCTGGAGGAGATATCCGACGTGTCGCGCGTCGAGCGCAAGGAGATCGGCCGGACGTACCGCTACGTCTCGCAGGAACTCTCCCTGGAGATGGAGCCGGTGGACCCCAAGAAGTACGTCCCCCGGTTCTGCTCGTCGCTGGACGCGGGCGGCGAGGTGCGCGCGAAGGCCAACGAGATAATCGAGGTCACGGCGGAGAAGGGCCTGCTGTCGGGCAAGTCGCCGACGGGCTACGCCGCCGCCGCCATCTACGCGGCATCGCTTTTGTGCAACGAGAAGAAGACCCAGCGCGAGGTCGCCGACGTCGCGCAGGTGACCGAGGTCACCATCCGCAACCGCTATCAGGAGCAGATAGAGGCGATGGAGCTGTACTGA
- a CDS encoding HPP family protein has protein sequence MPGLRDRWRAALARVRRVERRELAEFRAWLETTRNLVHLTGLVAVPVLVAAVTAVSNAVALLPFVLFPPIASGTFTLFSDPEGRYADPRTFVGGLTTGALCGAAAEMTAVATGLVAPTAGVLDRVSPLAAGLAVLLTGAATWALAVEEPAAFSTALLALVVPTTGSGYLESLGLYVLFTALASVAVASAFVLWRDNVYERRADILYRSTEGGRRVLVPMRDAADGATALLAGALAAAGGTGTVVLLDTVETAALATAERELLAGEASSARAAPAPDADDDRAERRVAAPSAARMEGVAARVEARTDATCEVVVASGDSPAGVALRAARETNCDLIAARYESADGAVTPFVAELFRGDTDVLAHRSTDREAWPTVLVPVRRASDVAHAMLEFAVRLAEPGGRHGRHLYRAERRPAARRVDARRPRGDVSGGAWRRASPGWR, from the coding sequence ATGCCGGGGCTCCGCGACCGCTGGCGCGCCGCGCTCGCCCGCGTCCGGCGGGTCGAGCGGCGCGAACTCGCCGAGTTCCGCGCGTGGCTGGAGACGACGCGCAACCTCGTCCACCTCACCGGCCTCGTCGCGGTGCCCGTCCTCGTCGCCGCCGTGACGGCCGTCTCGAACGCCGTCGCCCTGCTCCCGTTCGTCCTGTTCCCGCCCATCGCGTCGGGGACGTTCACGCTGTTCTCGGACCCGGAGGGCCGGTACGCCGACCCGCGCACCTTCGTCGGCGGGCTGACGACCGGCGCGCTGTGCGGCGCGGCGGCGGAGATGACTGCCGTCGCGACTGGGCTGGTCGCGCCCACCGCCGGGGTGCTCGACCGCGTCTCGCCGCTCGCGGCCGGCCTCGCCGTCCTGCTCACGGGTGCGGCGACGTGGGCGCTCGCCGTCGAGGAGCCGGCGGCGTTCTCGACGGCCCTGCTCGCGCTGGTCGTCCCGACGACCGGGTCGGGCTACCTCGAATCGCTCGGCCTGTACGTCCTGTTCACCGCGCTCGCGAGCGTCGCCGTGGCGAGCGCGTTCGTGCTGTGGCGCGACAACGTCTACGAGCGGCGCGCGGACATCCTCTACCGCTCGACGGAGGGGGGCCGTCGGGTCCTCGTCCCGATGCGCGACGCCGCCGACGGGGCGACGGCGCTGCTCGCGGGAGCGCTCGCGGCCGCGGGCGGGACGGGCACCGTGGTCCTGCTCGACACCGTCGAGACGGCGGCCCTGGCCACGGCCGAGCGGGAACTCCTCGCCGGGGAGGCGTCGAGCGCCCGCGCCGCGCCCGCCCCCGACGCGGACGACGACCGGGCCGAGCGCCGGGTCGCCGCGCCGAGCGCCGCCCGGATGGAGGGGGTCGCCGCCCGCGTCGAGGCCCGCACCGACGCGACCTGCGAGGTGGTCGTCGCCAGCGGCGACTCGCCCGCGGGCGTCGCGCTGCGGGCCGCCCGCGAGACGAACTGCGACCTGATAGCCGCGCGCTACGAGTCCGCCGACGGCGCGGTGACGCCGTTCGTCGCCGAACTGTTCCGCGGCGACACGGACGTGCTCGCGCACCGCTCGACCGACCGCGAGGCGTGGCCGACCGTGCTCGTCCCCGTGCGGCGCGCCAGCGACGTGGCCCACGCGATGCTGGAGTTCGCCGTCCGCCTCGCGGAACCGGGGGGGCGTCACGGTCGCCACCTGTATCGGGCCGAGCGGCGACCGGCGGCGCGCCGAGTCGATGCTCGCCGACCTCGCGGAGACGTGTCCGGGGGGGCGTGGAGACGCGCGTCTCCCGGCTGGAGATAG
- the rnhA gene encoding ribonuclease HI — protein MPVIDCDPDEARDRLEAAGVAVEAGNTDHERWRATHAGATAVAYDGKVVVQGSDPNRLVGLLRGGGGRAHVYFDGACRGNPGPSAVGYAVVTGDGIVAEGGERIGRATNNRAEYEALVRALEVAADHGFDEVHVRGDSQLIVKQVRGEWNTNDPDLRECRVRVRELLDRFDAWTLEHVPREINERADNLANDALDDS, from the coding sequence GTGCCGGTCATCGACTGCGACCCCGACGAGGCCCGCGACAGGCTCGAAGCCGCCGGCGTGGCCGTCGAAGCCGGGAACACGGACCACGAGCGGTGGCGCGCGACCCACGCGGGCGCGACGGCCGTCGCCTACGACGGGAAGGTCGTCGTCCAGGGGAGCGACCCGAACCGCCTCGTCGGCCTCCTGCGCGGGGGCGGCGGGCGCGCGCACGTCTACTTCGACGGCGCCTGTCGCGGCAATCCGGGCCCCTCGGCCGTCGGCTACGCCGTCGTCACCGGCGACGGCATCGTCGCGGAGGGCGGCGAGCGCATCGGTCGCGCGACGAACAACCGCGCGGAGTACGAGGCGCTCGTCCGCGCGCTGGAGGTGGCCGCGGACCACGGCTTCGACGAGGTCCACGTCCGCGGCGACTCACAGCTCATCGTCAAGCAGGTGCGCGGCGAGTGGAACACGAACGACCCGGACCTCCGCGAGTGTCGGGTCCGCGTCCGGGAACTGCTCGACCGCTTCGACGCGTGGACGCTCGAACACGTTCCGCGGGAGATAAACGAGCGCGCCGACAACCTGGCGAACGACGCACTCGATGATTCCTGA
- a CDS encoding nucleoside phosphorylase, whose amino-acid sequence MAKQPHLLVEEGDVNDIALVPGDPGRVDRIAKQCENVEEVAANREYKVVNATYEGRDLTICSTGIGCPSAAIAVEELARVGVETFVRVGTIGGLQEHVEIGDMVVATGAAKEEGTSKRYESATYPAVPDYDTLTALVEAAEHNDEAVHVGPIVSDDAFYNESDEYVADWNEAGLLAIEMEAATVFSLARRRGLAAGAICTVDGNLVAGTQKGADSDEELPEKAKNNVERAITIALDAATDL is encoded by the coding sequence ATGGCGAAACAGCCGCATCTGCTGGTCGAGGAGGGCGACGTGAACGACATCGCGCTGGTGCCGGGCGACCCCGGCCGCGTGGACCGCATCGCGAAGCAGTGCGAGAACGTCGAGGAGGTCGCGGCCAACCGCGAGTACAAGGTCGTCAACGCCACCTACGAGGGGCGCGACCTGACCATCTGCTCGACGGGCATCGGCTGTCCGTCGGCGGCCATCGCCGTCGAGGAACTCGCGCGCGTCGGCGTGGAGACGTTCGTCCGGGTGGGCACCATCGGCGGCCTGCAGGAGCACGTCGAGATCGGCGACATGGTCGTCGCCACCGGCGCGGCGAAGGAGGAGGGGACCTCGAAGCGGTACGAGTCGGCCACGTATCCGGCGGTGCCGGACTACGACACCCTCACGGCGCTCGTCGAGGCCGCCGAACACAACGACGAGGCGGTCCACGTCGGCCCCATCGTCTCGGACGACGCCTTCTACAACGAGTCCGACGAGTACGTCGCCGACTGGAACGAGGCCGGCCTGCTCGCCATCGAGATGGAGGCCGCGACGGTGTTCTCGCTCGCGCGCCGGCGCGGCCTCGCCGCGGGGGCCATCTGTACGGTGGACGGGAACCTCGTCGCCGGCACCCAGAAGGGCGCCGACTCGGACGAGGAACTCCCGGAGAAGGCGAAGAACAACGTCGAGCGCGCCATCACCATCGCGCTCGACGCCGCGACCGACCTGTAG
- the radB gene encoding DNA repair and recombination protein RadB gives MSEPIPTGCSTVDELLGGGFERGAVTQVYGPPAAGKTNLALAAAVAVAARGDRALYIDTEGLSVDRFEQLAAARAGDDRTVEDIASRVIVTDALDFAEQEEAVRDAAEFAENVELVVLDSATGFYRLERDGDDAGAALRKVARQVTHLLSLARKHDLAVVLTNQVFTDPDSESDRVRPLGGNTLNHWCGVVLRVERFRGGNRRATLEKHRSKPAGDSARFRITGDGLAGVEE, from the coding sequence GTGAGCGAGCCGATTCCGACGGGCTGTTCGACGGTCGACGAGCTGCTGGGCGGGGGGTTCGAGCGCGGCGCGGTGACCCAGGTGTACGGGCCGCCCGCGGCGGGCAAGACGAACCTCGCGCTCGCGGCGGCCGTCGCCGTCGCGGCCCGCGGCGACCGCGCGCTCTACATCGACACGGAGGGGCTGTCGGTGGACCGGTTCGAGCAGCTCGCGGCGGCCCGCGCCGGCGACGACCGGACGGTGGAGGACATCGCGAGCCGGGTCATCGTCACGGACGCGCTCGACTTCGCCGAGCAGGAGGAGGCGGTCCGCGACGCCGCCGAGTTCGCCGAGAACGTCGAACTCGTGGTGCTCGACTCCGCGACCGGGTTCTACCGGCTGGAGCGCGACGGCGACGACGCGGGCGCGGCGCTGCGGAAGGTCGCCCGGCAGGTGACCCACCTGCTGTCGCTCGCGCGGAAACACGACCTCGCGGTCGTGCTGACGAACCAGGTGTTCACGGACCCCGACAGCGAGAGCGACCGCGTGCGCCCGCTCGGCGGCAACACCCTCAACCACTGGTGCGGGGTCGTGCTCCGCGTCGAGCGGTTCCGCGGTGGCAACCGCCGGGCCACGCTGGAAAAGCACCGCTCGAAGCCGGCGGGCGACAGCGCCCGGTTCCGCATCACGGGCGACGGACTCGCGGGCGTCGAGGAGTAG
- the larC gene encoding nickel pincer cofactor biosynthesis protein LarC — MRTLAFDGRTGAAGDMLLGALLAAGADRDALAPVEDALPVAYRVSRADKRGITATSVDVVLTENEEGEENGSENEDADEQDLPSLDKAGGHAHGHGGDHAQGDDHSHGHAHDGHDHSHTHDHGPDGHTHAEGHGVTRTYPEVVALVESMGLPDAVEANALDAFRRLGEAEAAVHGTDLADTAFHEVGADDAVADIVGAMLLLRDLDPDRVVTTPVFAGGGEVSMAHGTYPVPAPAVVNVAEGADWDLRGGPVERELLTPTGAAILAAVAEGVPEFPSMRVAASGYGAGSADLGDRPNVVRATLGDASGGLVRDEIRVLETNLDDAAPEVLGSLQRSLAEAGARDVTVVPTTMKKSRPGHLVKVIVKPEDVAAVARRLAEETGTLGVRETGAGHRWVAERAFETAELEVAGETHAVTVKVASDADGAVYDVSAEFDEADAVAAETGLPVREVMRRAEDAVR; from the coding sequence ATGCGAACGCTCGCCTTCGACGGCCGGACCGGCGCGGCCGGCGACATGCTCCTGGGCGCGCTCCTCGCGGCCGGCGCGGACCGCGACGCCCTCGCCCCCGTCGAGGACGCGCTCCCGGTCGCCTACCGCGTCTCGCGGGCCGACAAGCGCGGCATCACGGCCACGAGCGTGGACGTGGTGTTGACCGAGAACGAGGAGGGAGAGGAGAACGGGAGCGAGAACGAGGACGCCGACGAGCAGGACCTCCCGTCGCTGGACAAGGCCGGAGGGCACGCCCACGGCCACGGGGGAGACCACGCGCAGGGAGATGACCACTCGCACGGCCACGCCCACGACGGCCACGACCACTCGCACACGCACGACCACGGCCCCGATGGCCACACCCACGCGGAGGGCCACGGGGTCACGCGCACCTACCCCGAGGTGGTCGCGCTCGTGGAGTCGATGGGGCTGCCCGACGCCGTCGAGGCGAACGCGCTGGACGCGTTCCGACGGCTGGGCGAGGCCGAGGCCGCGGTCCACGGGACCGACCTCGCCGACACCGCGTTCCACGAGGTCGGCGCGGACGACGCCGTCGCCGACATCGTCGGCGCGATGCTGCTGCTCCGTGACCTCGACCCCGACCGGGTCGTCACGACGCCCGTGTTCGCGGGCGGCGGCGAGGTGTCGATGGCACACGGGACGTACCCGGTTCCCGCGCCCGCGGTCGTGAACGTCGCCGAAGGGGCGGACTGGGACCTCCGCGGGGGCCCCGTGGAGCGCGAACTGCTCACCCCGACCGGGGCGGCGATACTCGCGGCGGTCGCCGAGGGAGTCCCCGAGTTCCCGTCGATGCGCGTCGCGGCGTCGGGGTACGGCGCGGGGAGCGCGGACCTCGGCGACCGGCCGAACGTGGTGCGCGCGACGCTCGGCGACGCGTCGGGCGGCCTCGTCCGCGACGAGATACGGGTGCTCGAAACGAACCTCGACGACGCCGCGCCCGAGGTGCTGGGGAGCCTCCAGCGGTCGCTCGCCGAGGCGGGCGCCCGCGACGTGACCGTCGTCCCCACGACGATGAAGAAGTCCCGCCCCGGCCACCTCGTGAAGGTCATCGTGAAGCCCGAGGACGTGGCCGCCGTCGCCCGCCGGCTGGCCGAGGAGACGGGAACGCTCGGGGTGCGCGAGACGGGCGCGGGCCACCGCTGGGTGGCCGAGCGCGCGTTCGAGACGGCCGAACTCGAGGTCGCGGGGGAGACGCACGCGGTGACGGTGAAGGTGGCGAGCGACGCGGACGGCGCGGTGTACGACGTGAGCGCGGAGTTCGACGAGGCGGACGCGGTGGCCGCCGAGACGGGCCTCCCGGTCAGGGAGGTCATGCGCCGCGCCGAGGACGCGGTTCGCTAG
- a CDS encoding DUF7108 family protein, whose product MIPDDVIDDAERLTRLARTAVDPNEAAAHRERRDDLLAEHGYTARVRSDDRDDTLVLHPADWLEDGEVVIERVDVEEGVEIELSGTGDADEWAAVDEHNRAAAEAVVAEHGEVHGANARSLADFAGNHYAKRVEELTPAERREFVEEYFPRNAWPSDDQREAVEESVELTREHAGE is encoded by the coding sequence ATGATTCCTGACGACGTTATCGACGACGCGGAACGGCTGACGCGGCTGGCGCGCACGGCGGTCGACCCGAACGAGGCGGCGGCCCACCGCGAGCGGCGCGACGACCTGCTCGCGGAGCACGGCTACACGGCCCGCGTGCGGTCGGACGACCGCGACGACACGCTCGTGCTCCACCCGGCCGACTGGCTGGAGGACGGCGAGGTCGTCATAGAGCGCGTGGACGTGGAGGAGGGCGTGGAGATCGAGCTGTCGGGCACGGGCGACGCCGACGAGTGGGCCGCCGTGGACGAGCACAACCGCGCGGCCGCGGAGGCCGTCGTGGCCGAACACGGCGAGGTCCACGGCGCGAACGCCCGCTCGCTCGCGGACTTCGCCGGCAATCACTACGCGAAGCGCGTCGAGGAGCTGACGCCCGCGGAGCGCCGCGAGTTCGTCGAGGAGTACTTCCCGCGCAACGCGTGGCCCAGCGACGACCAGCGCGAGGCGGTCGAGGAATCGGTCGAACTGACGCGCGAGCACGCCGGGGAGTGA
- a CDS encoding PadR family transcriptional regulator: protein MSEAQSVSGTPGIASELTAFQRNILTILAEEARYGLAIKRELEEYYGTEVNHGRLYPNLDDLVELGLVEKSELDKRTNQYELTEAGEGALLAQFEWEFAKFVATGDRASALADLVAE, encoded by the coding sequence ATGTCAGAGGCACAATCGGTTTCGGGCACGCCGGGCATCGCCAGCGAACTGACCGCCTTCCAACGGAATATCCTGACCATCCTCGCGGAGGAGGCGCGCTACGGGCTCGCCATCAAGCGCGAGCTGGAGGAGTACTACGGGACGGAGGTGAACCACGGCCGTCTGTACCCCAACCTCGACGACCTCGTCGAGCTGGGGCTCGTCGAGAAGAGCGAGCTCGACAAGCGGACGAACCAGTACGAGCTGACCGAGGCGGGCGAAGGTGCCCTCCTCGCCCAGTTCGAGTGGGAGTTCGCCAAGTTCGTCGCGACCGGCGACCGGGCGAGCGCGCTCGCCGACCTCGTCGCGGAGTAG
- a CDS encoding CDC48 family AAA ATPase, with the protein MNEVQLEVAKAYPNDSGRGIARLDPDTLLHLKLSPGDIIEIEGADTTAAKVWRADRQDWNTDTVRIDGFTRQNADVGIGERVTIRKAEATKAEKLVLAPPEEASVQFGSDAAGMVKRQILKRPVVEHDIVPVMSSTNHPFMRSPGQAIPLIAVETEPDGVCLVTEDTEVELREEPISGFEKTGGGITYEDIGGLSDEIQRVREMVELPMKHPQIFKKLGIEPPQGVLLHGPPGTGKTLLAKAVANETSASFFSIAGPEIISKYYGESEQQLREIFEDATEESPSIIFIDELDSIAPKREDVTGEVERRVVAQLLTMMDGLESRGQVIVIAATNRVDSVDPALRRPGRFDREIEIGVPDETGRKEILQIHTRGMPLSDDVSLDHLADETHGFVGADIESLTKESAMKALRRYLPEIDLDEEDIPPSLIDRMIIKRQDFRGALNEVSPSAMREVLVELPKMSWDDVGGLDDAKGQVQEAVEWPLTSPEKFDRFGIEPPSGVLLYGPPGTGKTLMAKAVANETNANFISVRGPQLLSKWVGESEKAIRQTFRKARQVAPTVIFFDELDSLAPGRGGDVGSNVSERVVNQLLTELDGLEEMGDVMVIGATNRPDMIDPALIRSGRFDRLVMIGEPGIEGREQILHIHTEGMPLSPDVSLRELAEITDGYVGSDLESIAREAAIEALREDDDADHVEMRHFRQALESVRPTINEDIRDYYEGIEEQFKGGSSGIDRTTGSGKIGFQ; encoded by the coding sequence ATGAACGAGGTTCAACTTGAGGTGGCGAAGGCGTACCCGAACGACTCGGGTCGCGGCATCGCCCGCCTCGACCCGGACACGCTTCTGCACCTGAAGCTGTCGCCGGGCGACATCATCGAGATAGAGGGCGCGGACACCACCGCGGCGAAGGTGTGGCGCGCGGACCGGCAGGACTGGAACACGGACACCGTCCGCATCGACGGCTTCACGCGGCAGAACGCCGACGTCGGCATCGGCGAGCGCGTCACCATCCGCAAGGCCGAGGCGACGAAGGCCGAGAAGCTCGTGCTCGCGCCGCCGGAGGAGGCGTCCGTGCAGTTCGGCTCCGACGCCGCCGGCATGGTGAAGCGCCAGATACTGAAGCGCCCCGTCGTCGAGCACGACATCGTCCCCGTGATGTCCTCGACGAACCACCCCTTCATGCGGTCGCCGGGACAGGCGATTCCGCTCATCGCCGTCGAAACCGAGCCCGACGGCGTCTGTCTCGTCACCGAGGACACCGAGGTGGAGCTGCGCGAGGAGCCCATCTCCGGGTTCGAGAAGACGGGCGGCGGCATCACCTACGAGGACATCGGCGGCCTCTCCGACGAGATACAGCGCGTCCGGGAGATGGTCGAACTCCCGATGAAACACCCGCAGATATTCAAGAAGCTCGGCATCGAGCCGCCGCAGGGTGTCCTCCTCCACGGTCCGCCCGGCACGGGGAAGACGCTGCTGGCGAAGGCCGTCGCCAACGAGACGTCCGCGAGCTTCTTCTCCATCGCGGGCCCGGAAATCATCTCGAAGTACTACGGCGAGTCCGAACAGCAGCTCCGGGAGATATTCGAGGACGCCACCGAGGAGTCGCCCTCCATCATCTTCATCGACGAACTCGACTCCATCGCGCCGAAACGCGAGGACGTCACCGGCGAGGTTGAGCGGCGCGTCGTCGCCCAGCTCCTGACGATGATGGACGGGCTCGAATCGCGCGGACAGGTCATCGTCATCGCGGCGACGAACCGCGTCGACTCGGTGGACCCCGCGCTCCGGCGGCCGGGCCGGTTCGACCGCGAGATAGAGATCGGCGTCCCGGACGAGACCGGGCGCAAGGAGATACTCCAGATACACACCCGCGGGATGCCGCTGTCGGACGACGTGAGCCTCGACCACCTCGCCGACGAGACGCACGGCTTCGTCGGCGCGGACATCGAGTCGCTGACGAAGGAGTCCGCGATGAAGGCGCTCCGCCGGTACCTCCCCGAGATAGACCTCGACGAGGAGGACATCCCGCCGAGCCTCATCGACCGGATGATAATCAAGCGACAGGACTTCCGCGGCGCGCTCAACGAGGTCAGCCCCTCGGCGATGCGGGAGGTGCTCGTCGAGCTGCCGAAGATGTCGTGGGACGACGTGGGCGGGCTGGACGACGCGAAGGGGCAGGTGCAGGAGGCCGTCGAGTGGCCGCTCACCTCGCCCGAGAAGTTCGACCGCTTCGGTATCGAGCCGCCAAGCGGCGTTCTCCTCTACGGGCCGCCCGGCACCGGCAAGACGCTGATGGCGAAGGCCGTCGCCAACGAGACGAACGCGAACTTCATCTCCGTCCGGGGGCCGCAGCTCCTCTCGAAGTGGGTCGGCGAGTCGGAGAAGGCCATCCGCCAGACGTTCCGCAAGGCCCGGCAGGTGGCCCCGACGGTCATCTTCTTCGACGAGCTGGACTCGCTCGCGCCCGGCCGCGGCGGCGACGTCGGCTCGAACGTGAGCGAGCGCGTCGTCAACCAACTGCTGACCGAACTCGACGGCCTGGAGGAGATGGGCGACGTGATGGTCATCGGCGCGACGAACCGCCCGGACATGATCGACCCGGCGCTCATCCGCTCGGGCCGGTTCGACCGGCTGGTGATGATCGGCGAACCCGGCATCGAGGGCCGCGAGCAGATACTCCACATCCACACCGAGGGGATGCCGCTGTCGCCGGACGTGAGCCTCCGCGAACTCGCGGAGATAACCGACGGCTACGTCGGCTCCGACCTCGAGTCCATCGCGCGCGAGGCCGCCATCGAGGCGCTGCGCGAGGACGACGACGCCGACCACGTCGAGATGCGCCACTTCCGGCAGGCGCTGGAGAGCGTCCGCCCGACCATCAACGAGGACATCCGCGACTACTACGAGGGCATCGAGGAGCAGTTCAAGGGCGGCTCCTCCGGCATCGACCGGACCACCGGCTCCGGGAAGATCGGCTTCCAGTAA
- a CDS encoding inorganic diphosphatase has translation MVNLWEDLETGPNAPEEIYAVVECLKGERNKYEYDKDIPGVVLDRVLHSNVHYPSDYGFIPQSYYDDEDPFDVLVLVEDATFPGCVIEARPVALMKMDDDGEQDDKVIAVPSEDPRFDHIEDLGDVPQQELDEIAEFFETYKNLEAGKEVETQGFEDRQAAYDAIEHAQELYAEHFE, from the coding sequence ATGGTGAACCTCTGGGAAGACCTCGAGACGGGCCCGAACGCCCCCGAGGAGATATACGCCGTGGTGGAGTGTCTGAAGGGCGAGCGCAACAAGTACGAGTACGACAAGGACATCCCCGGCGTCGTCCTCGACCGCGTGCTCCACTCGAACGTCCACTACCCCTCCGACTACGGCTTCATCCCGCAGTCGTACTACGACGACGAGGACCCCTTCGACGTGCTCGTGCTCGTCGAGGACGCGACGTTCCCCGGCTGTGTCATCGAGGCCCGCCCGGTCGCGCTGATGAAGATGGACGACGACGGCGAACAGGACGACAAGGTCATCGCCGTGCCGAGCGAGGACCCGCGCTTCGACCACATCGAGGACCTCGGCGACGTCCCGCAGCAGGAGCTCGACGAGATCGCCGAGTTCTTCGAGACGTACAAGAACCTCGAGGCGGGCAAGGAGGTCGAGACGCAGGGGTTCGAGGACCGGCAGGCCGCCTACGACGCCATCGAGCACGCACAGGAGCTGTACGCCGAGCACTTCGAGTAA